DNA sequence from the Ochotona princeps isolate mOchPri1 chromosome 5, mOchPri1.hap1, whole genome shotgun sequence genome:
ttcttttgtctttgaaagtgagataaaattcttccacagtaaagaaaaattaaaagaatatgcctctcccaaacctgccctacaagtgatacttaaagatgttttcttggcagagaagaggaatagcacccaccaaaaccaaaggcaaataggaagaacatcccagtaaaatgacaacagaagactgaatcaatgaacaaaacattgctaaaatgacgggACCAGATTACCACCCCATCATGTTAActctgagtgtaaatggcttaaactcttcAATCAAACGtcctagattagtagactggattaaaaacacaaaacccatctcaccaacaaaaattagTGGAAACTATAacttttgaattttgatttttttgtttttagtttcatcttttcaaatcaGTTTCTCAGTAAATTCATTGACTCAGATCATACAATAACAttcttttcttcaagaaagttcttgattttctttttcatttctttagcgatacattagtcattcagtagcatattatgtAACTTCAGgcattgctgattttgttttgtgacttttcatttaagaggatgtatagtaactgtgtaatggagactgtcatatccacatgtgaggatacaatgcagtatgcatctctacttccagaccaaagatggactcccaatgaaactgtttactgtatcttaacaataggatcctagactctctgtcattgtccgtGCCTGCAATGGTGaatatatgactgtttatgaagaactatgctgtcATAATATAAAGAGGAACTcattggggaggggaggacactTGGGGATGAAGTAaatgaaatcccagggcctatggaactgtatcataaaaatgatgatgacgataatgatgatgataaaactAATGGAACAAAATGCAAAAACCACTTGGGGGCAGGTGTGGTGGCTTATCAGAGTTACCCTctacctgtagcactggcatctcaaatgggcaccaatttgtgttccaactgcttctcttctgatccagttccttgctaatggcctggaaaagtagcagaggatggctcaagttcctgggctcctgcaaccaccagagagactcagaagacacttctggctccttgcttacactggcccagtgtggcagtagtggccatttgggtgtgaaccagtgggtctctcctctcagtcattctgactttcaggtaaaataaaataaatgaagtaagaaaagaaaacacatgctCACTGGATGCCAGTGGCTGATTTGACACTTCCCATTCCTGTATCCCACAGTTGACCTTCTCCTTAGTCCTACCTTTGGCTCTCatccagaaacaacattactttTATCATGCTCTGTCAAAAATGATCTCTTGTTGTATATAATTTTATAGCCTTAGATTTGGTTTCATTATTTTTGATACTATTCTTATCATCTTTCACAACGGAACTCCTATttggatctctctttttttaaatagaaagaacATGTTTTGTGCTCCGTTCAGCTGGATTGCAGTCAGAGTGGTCGGTGGGGGTGGCAGGTTTTCCTGGACTTCTAGACTTCTGCTCTACTCCTAGGAGCGTGGCTCAGATGCTCACACAGGTGCCGGCGCCTCCCCTTGagccctgctcctgccctctgctgccccttATGCCCGATGAGCTGTTTGCTCAGGCATCACCGGTCCTCTTCTCTAATAacgacacacttttttttttttttggctgtgatgtcaaatatttaaataattcttGCTCTTCTAATCTGTCCTGCCTCCTCAatgatcatttttcttctttagtaCATAACATTTgatataatacacattttacacATTTTCATGTTTACCTATAATGTTATAAAGCAGTTAAGTTCCTGCATGGTAAAGGGTTTGTGACACTTCTGTTTCCTGCTGTAGCCACAGGGTCTACACTCCTGACTGACCATTGTGCTGCACAGCCTCTGGACCGCTGCGATGAATGTGTGAATGTACGTAATTCAAGTCTGAGGGGGTTTcaacatttcatggaaaatgaaatgaaacgtTAAGTTTACTTTTCtacaaaactttttgaaatgcatgcacagCTTGTTGATGTTCCACGTTCTCCATGATGTTTTTGAAGGTGTCTCATATGTCTGTATTCCAATATGTTTTTGCACCCAAGTCAACTTAGTtaaattttccaagaactttaaaaatcaattgcctgttaaaaagcaaatatcatctaaaaggaaacaaacaaacaaagccatAATGACACCTTGCCCTAAGCGAGtctgggggcagggagaaaggaTAAGATGTTTGCTAATTTGTTGTTTCTGTTGTGTTTGAAACTGAGATAAGTGGGCACTGTTTGTAACATGTGTCTCTGACTATTTGGAAGCTGTCAGGTGCCTTCTTAGGTCTACTAATTACGGGACAGAATCCTTACTCCTTGGCATTCATGGAGAGACTTTTGTGTTGGAGCCTCTCACCTCCCACCCTTTTCCGCTTCAGTGCTTTTATCTCCTGGTTGCCTCCATCTTCACCTCCTCTTTGTATTCCTCCCGGTAGGCTGATCTTTCCGTACTCTTTGCCTGTTTAATCGTTTGTACTCTATGAATCAGCCTACTCTCTCTTTAATAGAACTTTGTGGAAGAAATACAGTTTTTTTCAGCCTgatttttgaaattcaaatataACTAGCTGAGCCTCTGTGACCTCCTTCCTGTGACAAGTGTGTGCGCTTTCCAACATTGCTGCTGAAGATCCCTGCAGGTCTGCTACTTGCTCTTTACTCTTGGCTGATTTCCTGCCATCACTGACTTCTATGAGTCACTTCTCTCATCAACCGTGTCCTGGgcctggtattgtggtgcagtggattaagtcaGGCACAAACTGTGATGCCAGCTCAAGTCTCCACTAGGAGCCTGTCAGTCACTCTCTCAAGTCTCTCCCCTTCTCAGGCTGTTCCTGATTGCATAAGTATCAGTTCCTATGTTTTGGGGTGgtagttttgttttcattgatgTCTCTCCTGAGCCCCTTGAGGCACCTGTCTCCACAGAACGTGTGCTGTAGGAGGGGTTCTGTGCTCAGCTCTTTGCAGTCCTCTGCCTGCTCCCTGAGACCTATTTTATTGTGCTGCTTGGTttacctgtgtgtctgtgtcacttACCTCACAGCTTCAAACAGAGTGACCTATTTTGTTGAGTCTTGTTTTGCCAGTGCCTGATTTGGAGTATGATCATTAATGAGTGATGGAAAAATGAAGACTAAATGCTCCACTTAACAGAGGCATTAAGGAGAGGGTGCCATTTAATCATAAACAAGTTTGCTGTGTGTCCTCTAAAGGCCTTGGCTGAGGTGGAAGTTAGGTTCACTCAGCATACTCTTGGAGTATGTCTCCAGCACTTGTAAAGACCTTGCTCATTCAGGGCAGGTCTCCATACCCATCTCAGCACACCTGTGAACCGATAGGTGTATTGTTCATTACCTGCAGCCAAAGGCATGTTCAGGAGAGGCTTCTTGGCTGGAACTGTTGCTCAGACAAGAATCTTCTGCAAACATATTTTCCTCACTGTCTTCCTTCTCAATTGAAGAACATCCCAAGGGTTTAACAGTTGCTGGAGCTCGTAGGACTTTGGTGTCCAGATGTCTTTTCCCAGCTTTCCGGGCATCATTGGCACCAAAGGAATGAactgatgaagaaataaaatacctTCGAACAATCATGACATTGCCTGTataggaaaaacaaaatccaaattcAACAATTTACCTTTAATGACATTTTCAAACGGAGAATtatctggaaaatattttattgagaTGTCTTAAACAAAactattatttttagttttttatgcATGACAGATACCCATTTGTTGAATCACTTTACAAATATTAGTCAAGTGCCAATCTTGTGCTAGGTTCTTTGTCAAGAAGTGGGGTGTGGTAGTGAACAACAAAGCTCTTGTGTGTTCAGAATTTGCCTGTTGAGGTGTAGTATACATATTGAACACAGAGTGTATTTTATATGATAGAATCCAGAAAAACCAGactgataaagaaaataaaatagaggcCGGCGAGGGTAAGGATTTAGAGGTTATTTAAATTGTGTGGTCAAGGAAGAGATTTTGAGAACACAGCATTCAGACAGAGAccttaaggaatgccaaggtgaggtgagccgtaccagatgtggttgcagtgccgaaacagcacatgtgagaactgggaGGGAGGGGTCAAAGCCGGCAGGGAAATTTggtctcccctgctggacaaccacttccATTGAAGAgcgagagttgggatgggggcagaccagaccaggcagggctacaacaccagtgggtctcatgtgagctagactggggaaggcccagattgggctgactgttcctactggtgcaagcaaaaactagagtgggtgagggttggttggaatTTGCTGCACAATTATTTCTAGCTTATGTTTGCTGCTCACCTgtacagaaagcagagagaacatTGATGTGGCCATTGCAAAATGGCAGCCctccttggttttgttttttttttggaaaagtaaaAGACCGAATTTTAAGCAGGAATTCTGATGGGAGTTCCAACATTTATGACACGCTTAACTAAAAATAACATTCGTAAATCAAACATTTTCATCCATGGAATGTAATTTCTATAAATACCTTAAACACAGAGTTATAACTATTGGTAGGCATAAACAGATTCTTTATATTGTATTGCAGAAAACATGCTGATGATGGCAACACTTAGGTTTATTTGAGCTCAACAGGGACTGGTAGCAAATAAACTCCTTCTACAGCATTTTCCTGACATAGCCAGTGATTTCATGACAAGTACTACTGACGCAGGTTGGGTTTCATTTGTATGGGTTTGGTCTCATTCAATCTTTTGAATGAGATCTTCTAAGAGATCTGCCACtgttcccattttacaaatgaggagagTAACCAGAATATCATATTGCAGTCACAGGATCATAGAACTGCACAGCTGAAGGAAGACAACGAGTCCAATTCATCAATTTTACAGGCAGATTTTAAGATTGGAAACATCATATGGCCTGTCTAGCACTGAATAGCAATTATGAAGCTAGGACTGCAACCCATGTATTTTCATTCAGAGGCCAGTGTTTTTCTATTCatgttgtttattgtttttttaaaggatgtatttatttttcatatgaaatgcagatttctgcttctccccagatgcccacaactggcagaactgagctgattcgaagagagcaaccaggagccaggagccaaaggtcTTGAGCCACccacccactgctttctcagtccataagcaaggagctggattggagcagccaggatacgaacccttgcctatacgggatgctggcgccacaggcggAAGATTGGCTCATTACACCACCATGCCAATTCCTGTCATTTATTCTTATATTATCATATCACACATTAAGAAACAGATAAATACTGCTTAAAGCAGCTCAACCGgtcttctaagaaaaaaattagatccCATCACATTTCTTTCTGGTGGTGTTGGTGCAACTGGCAAACATTGCCCAAATTTGGCCAATTGTTTTCCACCAATCCTTTTTGAACTTACTTTCTACACCCTGAGAGGAAATAACCAGCCACATACTGAGAAAGTGAGATGCTCATGATGTTCAGGTGATGTTAAAAATCCAACTTCCTCTAAGATCGACACTTAGAAGAGTTTACGTGTGATACTCTTGGTTCTTTGAATAATGCCATACCTGATTTAGAATAAGACACAGATAGACTAGAAACCAAATTAATTTCTTGTTAGAATAATAATCCTAGGAAATAGATCATTAGGAGTGCTGTTTATCTTTGGAGTACGGCAATGGTTTTAAGGCAGACTGAGCTGGGAGGGAAGGACAGTGCAATCTCTTTTCCATGTGTTTGTTTCAagaaaaaggtttgtttatttacctgaaaggcagcattacagatagatggagagaaggaggagagaaagaaagaaaatgagaccaAGCAGGAGCTCTTCTCACACCCGGATCACTCCCTACATGACTATaaaagccaggattgggccagaccaaagccaaaagcctggaaccgcatctgggtctcccacatgtatgcccacctgggtcatcttctgctgcattcccaggtgtatTATCGAGCGGTGGAtcaagagtgaagcagcagggacctgaactggcactagAATGGGATGCCGTtgtctcaggtggtggcttaactcgctgtgccacacCGCCAGCCATGGTGCAGTCTAGTCTTCAGACAGCTTTTGGCAATGTCTAGAGACATTTCTGAAGTCTGTAACTGGACAGCAATGAGTAAATACTACAGCATTTACTGGGAAAAGGCTAAGGAAGCTGCCAAACACAAAGCCTAGGATTGGCATCCACAATGATAGATTCTTCACTCGAATGTGTCAGTAGTGCAGCAGTCAGTTGGGAAATCCTACTGTAAAGATCACATTAAAAACATACATAACTTTTCTTGTTTCCCATCAGAAGTGCTGTCTTATACTATCCCttttcacaattttattttaaaaatagttgacaGGATTTCTCAGACCCTGAATTGTACTTGACACAATGGAAAAGATCCTGACTGCAATCTGTTTTCAGCTTTAAAATGTTCTCACTCGACAGAGGGACTTGTCTAACAGAGACAAGAGGTGGCATGCTATGACATGTTCCATTGTCAAGTTAACCTTCTAAATGGCATTGCCTAAAGTCTTTGACAGGTGATATTGCAACATTTCATTGCTTGATCATGTCTGCCAGTTATATTTGAATATGTTGCATCACTGACGAGTTAAATGTAGGATGTGTTTCCTGTTTTGCCAATTTCTGATCTCACGTATAAACCTTGGTGTTAGAGCCCTTTCCATAAAGGTAAGCCATTTGACTTTTAGATTATGTAAATCATTGGCCATATGTCTTGAAGTCTTCAATCTATATGATAGACTGAATGAGGTACAACAGGACAGTTAAAGTGCTTTATAGAATGTGGATAAGAAATCTGCCATTGCTATGTTTGCCAGGTGTTAAAAGGAGCTTTAGTTCATATTACTGTAGTTAACTCTCACGATAGATATGAGTTACACTGAAGAAAATAGTTTTAGAACTAGCCCAGAGTCAAGTGACAGAGCAACCGATAACTGGCAATCATGCTTGTCTGATTTCACTATCCATACACTTACCTATTTTGCAATAGTGTGGCAACTTACAAAGTGAGCATATAACGTGTCTTACACACACTCAGTATTTAAATAGTTGAAGGGAAGAGGAAAAACACATTCTGACAGATTTCCACAACTTTGCCATTCTCACTTTACTCACCAAATCCGGAAGCAAGGTTAATGTTGCTAAAGTATGCTTCTTGAAAATGTTAGCGCCCAttgcatagcctagtggctaaatccttattttgcatgcgctggcatcccatatggataccagttcatgtcctggctgctccacttccattcgaaaaacagctcactgcttgtggcctggaaaagcagttgaggatggcccaaagtcttgggaccctgcaaccctgtgggagaccttgaagaagctcctggcttctgccttcaatcagctcagctccagctggccattgcagccacttggggagtgaaccagcagatggttcactttgtctctcctctctataaatctgactttccaataaaaataaataaatgttttaaaaaggcaacaccaaagaaaattttaatctAGGGATTCAAATCTCATACCAGTAGGGAATTGATGAATCCCTTAAATGCTAATGTAAGGCAGTTACGTGATACCTTGACCCTACTATTAAGAAGAGAGTAAAGAGATGCACTTTGCACAGAAGAGCTATGGATGGTTAGTACCTTGGTGCCCTGGCATGGCTTGTGCCCCATCAGTAGAAATAGCATGCTGAGTGGTGGCTAGACATTGTTCAGCCTCATCCTCTTCCCATTCGTCTCCAGATTCTTCTCCTGAGCTCCGAGCTCTCTGACCACTCAAAGTCAGTTTCATCTGGAGGGCTTGATTCTCTTTCTTCAGGTGGTTAATCTCTGCCTGCATTGCCTTGATAACTTTTGTGTACTGGATATTAGCTTCCATCGCTTCTTCTGATCATCAGCCTGGCTTGTTCCTTCTGGGAAGACAGGCCAAATACACTTAGTGAGACAGGTTGGTTCATCCCACAAACCCTCCTGACGATGGATGTGCCTGTCTATAGCTCCATCTTTCAGCACCTTGGGCTGAAGCCAGTCGGAGAGGTAAAGGATCTCCATGATTTATTCATTATGGGTGCTGTTTTTCAGAAAAGAgattttctttctatctttcattTCACATCAATCCTCAGTTCTGCAACATTGCATTGTGTCTGATGAAATGAGAACATTCCAAACATTTCCAGCGAGGAATAGAATTTCCTGCTTTCAGCATGAACTCAACATCACAGGAGTCACCCAATCTGTTCTCGGTTACCACTATGGGATCAAATGGTTCACGGGATCAGCAACTGTCACAGTATATTGAAACTGACATGTAAG
Encoded proteins:
- the CCDC195 gene encoding putative coiled-coil domain-containing protein 195 — its product is MEANIQYTKVIKAMQAEINHLKKENQALQMKLTLSGQRARSSGEESGDEWEEDEAEQCLATTQHAISTDGAQAMPGHQGNVMIVRRYFISSSVHSFGANDARKAGKRHLDTKVLRAPATVKPLGCSSIEKEDSEENMFAEDSCLSNSSSQEASPEHAFGCRERTKTVSFLLPMDMSSYSKTSNSLKCSPSDSPKQLSIIAE